From Triticum urartu cultivar G1812 chromosome 2, Tu2.1, whole genome shotgun sequence, a single genomic window includes:
- the LOC125539317 gene encoding protein IQ-DOMAIN 22-like produces the protein MGWASRWLRGLLGGGKKAGEHKPEREKKRWGFGKSFREKDPVRPPTPPVQRAATPRRTYAASDDGGDEQNKRAIAVAAATAAVAEAAVAAAQAAAAVVRLTSSGRCPPAGAKHEEWAAVRIQAAFRGYLARRALKALRGLVKLQALVRGNIVRRQAAETLRCMQALVSVQSRARASRATRSRQAAAHPGATTPEKYEQAAYEGSLRHGRSGSLKGGSSKTPGGERMSRERSESCGRNWLDRWVEERYMDDEKNAKILEVDPGKPGRHASKRRSSGGGGHHQSSCSTRTSEQNSRSYATMPDSPSRDSTTAQQSVPSPSSVGMVMGAAEALSPLRLPADLAAELYESPQFFSATSRAGSSKRGGAFFTPTKSECARSLFGGYSDYPNYMSNTESFRAKARSQSAPKQRPLYEKSGSLRKASAHAFAPGAAAGQRSSASASASLHARFTNKAYPGSGRLDRLGMPVKY, from the exons ATGGGGTGGGCTTCAAGGTGGCTCCGCGGGCTGCTTGGCGGCGGCAAGAAGGCCGGCGAGCACAAGCCGGAGAGGGAGAAGAAGCGCTGGGGCTTCGGCAAGTCCTTCCGGGAGAAGGACCCGGTGcggccgccgacgccgccggtGCAGCGGGCGGCGACGCCCCGCCGCACCTACGCGGCGTCGGATGACGGCGGCGACGAGCAGAACAAGCGCGCTATCGCcgtggcggcggcgacggcggcggtggcCGAGGCCGCCGTTGCCGCGGCGCAGGCGGCCGCCGCCGTGGTGCGGCTGACCAGCAGCGGGCGGTGCCCGCCGGCCGGGGCGAAGCACGAGGAGTGGGCGGCCGTCCGGATCCAGGCCGCTTTCCGTGGCTACCTG GCGAGGCGGGCACTGAAGGCGCTCCGCGGGCTGGTGAAGCTGCAGGCGCTGGTCCGCGGCAACATCGTCCGGCGGCAGGCGGCCGAGACGCTCCGGTGCATGCAGGCGCTCGTCAGCGTGCAGTCCCGCGCGCGCGCCAGCCGTGCCACCCGCTCCCGCCAGGCCGCGGCGCACCCG GGGGCGACAACGCCGGAGAAGTACGAGCAGGCGGCATACGAGGGCTCGCTCAGGCACGGCCGCTCCGGCTCACTGAAG GGAGGCTCGTCGAAGACACCGGGCGGCGAGAGGATGAGCAGGGAGAGGTCAGAATCCTGCGGGAGGAACTGGCTGGATCGGTGGGTGGAGGAGAGGTACATGGACGACGAGAAGAACGCCAAGATTCTGGAGGTGGACCCCGGCAAGCCCGGCCGGCACGCGTCCAAGAGGCgaagcagcggcggcggcggccaccACCAGTCGTCGTGCTCGACCAGGACATCCGAGCAGAACAGCCGGAGCTACGCGACGATGCCGGACTCGCCGTCCCGGGACTCAACCACGGCGCAGCAGTCCGTGCCCAGCCCGTCCTCGGTGGGCATGGTCATGGGCGCGGCGGAGGCCCTGAGCCCGCTGCGGCTGCCGGCGGACCTGGCGGCGGAGCTGTACGAGAGCCCGCAGTTCTTCTCGGCGACGTCGCGGGCGGGGAGCTCGAAGCGGGGCGGCGCCTTCTTCACGCCGACCAAGAGCGAGTGCGCGCGCAGCCTCTTCGGCGGCTACTCCGACTACCCCAACTACATGTCCAACACGGAGTCGTTCCGCGCCAAGGCGCGGTCGCAGAGCGCGCCCAAGCAGCGGCCGCTGTACGAGAAGTCCGGGTCCCTGCGGAAGGCGTCGGCGCACGCGTTCGCgccgggggcggcggcggggcagaggtcgtcggcgtcggcgtcggcgtccCTGCACGCCAGGTTCACCAACAAGGCCTACCCCGGCTCCGGCAGGCTGGACCGGCTCGGCATGCCCGTCAAGTACTGA